Within Lolium rigidum isolate FL_2022 chromosome 5, APGP_CSIRO_Lrig_0.1, whole genome shotgun sequence, the genomic segment ATGCCAAGGAAGCGTTGCGGCGGCGGCGACTGCCCAGGAGGCGTTGGCTTCTGCGGCGGCTGCCAAGGAGGCTGCGGTGGCTGCGGCGACTGCGAAGGAGGCTGCTGTGGTGGGGTCGGCCGCGGCTTTAAATGCAAAGGAGGCGGCCGTGACGGCTTCGGCTGCGGCTTTAGACGCGAAGGAGGCAGCGGATGTGGCGgccgctgcggcggcggcgatgcaAGCTTCCAAGAAGCGTAAGTTCCATCTCATCGGCGACGACCAAAATCCACCGGCGAACGGAAACGTCGGTGACGTGGAGAGCGTCGATTTCATCAGCCGCCTCCCTGACGCCGTCCTCGGCATCATCATCTCGCTTCTCCGCTAGCCAACTGCTGAAGATTTCCTGTAGCCATTTAGCTCAAGGGGACGTAAATGCTCTGCATTGATTTCCTGCTTCTGATCTGTCCAGGCGATCTGGTTCTTAAATTGTGCTAGCATTTACGCCTGTATAAGGCCAAATTCTTGTTCAAGATGGCAAATGGACAAGAGACATACGAACAAATAGGTGGAtgacgaagaacaagaagaagagtaTGTGTTGCTAGAGTTGGATGATTGCCTTTATTCCAACGTCCAACCAAATGCTCCATATATACTCTCTGTAAGTTGGCCCTCCTACGTGTCTGCAGCGTACTAGTACTAATGGATATGATGCTCTGTTGTAGATATAAGGTCAAGATGATGTACCTCTGGATTTTCCTTACGCACTTTTGCTATCGCTTTATTATTGAAATAGCTCGCTTGAGATTTGACTATTCCAGAGATGTTTAAATGGCCCCAGAGCATTTTTTCTTATTTTACATGAAGATGAAGTAGTAGACTACTTGTTAATTATTTATAAGTTTTCCTGCAATTAGTATGCGCTATGGCCTACTAGTAGAAGATGGAAGGAATATAAGATATGTTTATTCTGGTATTTTGACCAACTTCCCTTTAGTTCTTTTGGTTGTTATATGGTTAATTGATACAGTTGTCAAATACGAAATCATGTTCAGTGTGTGTCTAGGCCTTTATGGTTCACTAAGAAATCTGTGTTTCGCCATGTAAAACATGGTAATTGTTCATCACATATTCTACTTATTGTCTTTTCGATGCCACGCGATCTATGCATGGGAAGAAGTCAGTGTTAGATGATCAGTGATTGGCTCACATGCTCTATCTCTATGTATGTATACATCACTAAGTTGTTTGTAATCATGTTTTTCAGGGTTTGGATACA encodes:
- the LOC124655616 gene encoding uncharacterized protein LOC124655616, giving the protein MEAASVAAAAAMPRKRCGGGDCPGGVGFCGGCQGGCGGCGDCEGGCCGGVGRGFKCKGGGRDGFGCGFRREGGSGCGGRCGGGDVDDEEQEEEYVLLELDDCLYSNVQPNAPYILSGLDTLTPTLIVGDGLKMIKDAPPKSIHDGMAPPKENKGKQASNSKEAPARSKAVKHLASVQKILKFWSIGEDHQDYRAYLDKEK